Proteins from one Candidatus Desulfovibrio trichonymphae genomic window:
- a CDS encoding glucose-6-phosphate isomerase, which yields MPHTLEWSQAYTHRLSKNNARAVAARQADLSQRLAYETAAGALPFLTMSYREKLVVELPLVLPRLKICKHMLVLGIGGSALGARAIQRAFAPGQDGPEHQGPWLWIADNVCAQTFDAWLSKLNPAETVVVCISKSGGTIETLAQYFLACDWLKTAFGRNWTQRMIVITDKTKGYLREEALRHALISLEVPNCLGGRYSALSAVGLLPAAFLGIDWQSLLDGAADVARPLTQNPSNIGSHPAFALACWAHELEVHQYSQLVFFCYIPTWSAYGLWFAQLWAESLGKKSMGTMPVPATGVTDQHSVNQMFLDGPRNKGCLFLTSRVQAAGRNFGTDLPEQWAWLRGKAFGSLLEAESLGTRMALSESGVPLVHLEMHDTSPRAAGALMMLLEAATLFTGWLMDINPLDQPAVELGKRLANARLGATGYLQEEADLFAFLSAAKKEQHF from the coding sequence ATGCCCCATACTCTTGAATGGTCCCAGGCATACACGCATCGTCTGTCCAAAAATAACGCGCGCGCCGTTGCGGCCCGTCAGGCAGACTTGTCACAACGTCTTGCCTATGAAACGGCTGCCGGCGCATTGCCCTTCCTGACCATGTCTTATCGGGAAAAACTCGTTGTCGAATTGCCTCTTGTGCTCCCCCGTCTGAAAATCTGCAAGCATATGCTCGTGCTGGGCATAGGAGGTTCGGCACTTGGCGCGCGGGCCATACAACGCGCTTTTGCTCCGGGGCAGGACGGGCCGGAGCATCAGGGCCCGTGGCTGTGGATTGCCGACAATGTCTGCGCGCAGACCTTTGACGCATGGCTCAGCAAACTCAACCCGGCGGAAACAGTGGTGGTGTGCATCAGCAAATCCGGAGGCACCATTGAGACACTGGCGCAATATTTTCTTGCCTGCGACTGGCTTAAGACAGCTTTCGGTCGGAACTGGACGCAAAGGATGATCGTAATCACCGATAAAACAAAGGGTTATCTGCGCGAAGAAGCGCTACGCCACGCCCTGATATCTCTGGAAGTGCCGAATTGCCTGGGAGGGCGTTACTCCGCCCTCTCCGCGGTCGGTCTTTTACCTGCGGCTTTTCTCGGCATTGACTGGCAGTCTCTGCTGGACGGAGCGGCCGATGTGGCCCGCCCGCTCACGCAAAATCCGTCAAACATCGGCTCACACCCCGCTTTTGCTCTTGCTTGTTGGGCCCATGAGCTGGAAGTTCACCAATACTCACAGCTTGTTTTCTTCTGCTACATTCCCACATGGTCCGCATATGGTCTGTGGTTCGCGCAACTCTGGGCGGAAAGCCTCGGCAAAAAAAGTATGGGAACCATGCCTGTTCCGGCAACAGGCGTGACTGACCAACACTCAGTTAACCAGATGTTTCTGGATGGCCCGCGCAACAAGGGGTGCCTTTTTTTGACAAGCCGCGTTCAAGCCGCCGGCAGAAATTTCGGCACGGATCTCCCTGAACAGTGGGCCTGGCTGCGCGGCAAGGCTTTCGGCAGCCTGCTCGAAGCGGAATCTCTCGGCACGCGCATGGCTCTTTCTGAAAGCGGCGTACCGCTTGTCCATCTGGAAATGCATGATACAAGCCCGAGGGCAGCCGGCGCGCTTATGATGCTTCTGGAAGCTGCAACTCTTTTTACCGGATGGCTCATGGACATCAACCCCCTTGATCAGCCAGCGGTAGAACTCGGTAAACGCCTTGCAAACGCCCGGCTTGGCGCAACCGGATACCTGCAGGAAGAAGCCGATCTGTTCGCCTTTCTGTCTGCAGCAAAAAAAGAACAGCATTTTTAG